In the genome of Massilibacillus massiliensis, one region contains:
- a CDS encoding methyl-accepting chemotaxis protein has translation MMKADWVQRRFIKYLEKYKTICSKSRLCVSQNFSIKERLQWFLLLRTKAAVFTAGICLLTAVSIGFYLLNQEVKDLTQIAIDNNNKVAERICDDISSYIEIEKNFLVVTSANQRVRSMDKKVMQEHLSNVQVYRKNNSIGVVDETGHEIVRIDNRQLADVSGQVYFQQAMQGKLTFSKPIKDHETNQLSIVGAVPIYDGGKKVQGILTTNIYLENIQQLIEQVLAKNPSYNIIVVDQNCVPIFYQRNQQAVQKQEAVDEAFLTAAVEQKNGSMLQTIHGDDYLVAYRPIPNTEFIVVATYPKNLAVQSLVIVLEKCLAALAVIVCFVMCIAVYCTRKALSPFHQIVDGVNQIAQGALSHRLTYRGRDEFGTVAQGFNLMGKNLQEIVGSVKQLIGAVLVEINHTNKACDDSHQGSIAAGKAIHNMLAKIEEQGQETASTKTAIEALVELTQEVAAGIHSTATTTNQCENITQDGKIILTNTMHTMVALKNQVNDSVDTVRELSKNMQAISEISEAIQSISQQTNLLALNAAIEAARVGEFGRGFAVVAEEIRKLANDSAVATKNITEISKKIISDTDKVLFVMQDSDQKVKDGVNMIQESDQAFTEIAAHITNASGKAEQIAEKTKEQVALFEQVMIEVSHIDTLAQGNIENGGVIEKNGQEQLMHMVEIKEVNQRLIDLLHKLEERIDKFTV, from the coding sequence ATGATGAAAGCAGATTGGGTACAGCGGCGGTTTATAAAATATTTAGAAAAATATAAAACGATATGCAGTAAAAGCAGACTATGTGTATCGCAAAATTTTAGTATAAAAGAGCGATTGCAATGGTTTTTGCTGCTTAGGACAAAAGCTGCTGTTTTTACAGCAGGTATCTGTTTATTGACAGCTGTCAGTATTGGTTTTTATTTGCTTAATCAAGAGGTAAAAGATTTAACACAAATCGCAATTGACAATAATAACAAAGTGGCGGAGCGAATTTGTGATGATATTAGCAGTTACATAGAAATCGAGAAGAATTTTTTGGTTGTGACAAGTGCAAATCAACGGGTTCGAAGTATGGATAAAAAAGTTATGCAGGAGCATTTGTCAAATGTGCAGGTCTATCGTAAAAATAACAGTATTGGTGTTGTTGATGAAACCGGACATGAGATTGTAAGAATTGATAATCGGCAATTAGCAGATGTTTCTGGGCAAGTTTACTTTCAGCAGGCGATGCAGGGAAAGCTAACTTTTTCTAAACCGATAAAAGATCATGAAACCAATCAGTTGTCGATTGTGGGTGCAGTTCCGATTTATGATGGAGGGAAAAAAGTACAAGGAATTTTGACTACAAATATTTATCTTGAAAATATTCAGCAATTAATTGAACAGGTACTTGCAAAGAATCCAAGTTATAATATTATTGTTGTTGATCAAAATTGTGTACCGATTTTTTATCAGCGGAACCAGCAAGCTGTACAAAAACAAGAGGCTGTGGATGAGGCATTTTTGACGGCGGCTGTGGAGCAAAAGAATGGTTCGATGCTGCAAACTATACATGGAGACGATTACCTTGTCGCATATCGGCCAATACCAAATACAGAATTTATTGTAGTGGCTACGTATCCAAAAAATTTGGCAGTCCAATCTTTGGTGATCGTTTTAGAAAAGTGTCTCGCGGCATTAGCTGTTATTGTTTGTTTCGTTATGTGTATTGCCGTGTATTGTACGCGCAAAGCGTTGTCGCCTTTTCATCAGATTGTAGATGGCGTAAATCAAATTGCCCAAGGTGCTTTGTCTCATCGTTTAACATATCGTGGGCGGGATGAATTTGGAACTGTTGCACAGGGGTTTAATTTGATGGGGAAAAATCTGCAGGAAATCGTTGGTTCGGTCAAACAATTAATTGGCGCTGTTTTAGTTGAAATCAATCATACAAATAAAGCTTGTGATGATTCTCATCAAGGCAGTATTGCCGCAGGAAAAGCCATACATAATATGCTTGCTAAAATAGAGGAGCAAGGACAAGAAACGGCGTCAACAAAAACAGCAATAGAAGCTTTAGTTGAGTTGACGCAAGAAGTGGCGGCGGGTATTCACAGTACAGCCACTACAACCAATCAATGTGAAAATATAACACAAGACGGAAAAATTATCTTAACGAATACAATGCATACAATGGTTGCATTAAAAAATCAGGTGAATGATTCCGTGGATACCGTCCGTGAATTAAGTAAAAATATGCAGGCGATTTCAGAGATATCGGAGGCGATTCAATCTATTTCACAGCAGACGAATTTATTGGCTTTAAATGCTGCGATCGAAGCCGCAAGAGTTGGTGAATTTGGTAGAGGGTTTGCTGTTGTCGCAGAAGAAATTAGAAAATTAGCCAATGATTCGGCCGTAGCGACAAAGAATATCACTGAAATATCGAAAAAAATAATTAGTGATACGGATAAAGTATTGTTCGTAATGCAAGATAGTGACCAAAAAGTAAAAGATGGTGTGAATATGATTCAGGAAAGTGATCAGGCTTTCACAGAGATTGCTGCGCATATAACAAATGCAAGTGGCAAGGCCGAACAGATTGCAGAGAAAACCAAAGAGCAGGTTGCATTATTTGAGCAAGTTATGATCGAAGTGAGTCATATTGATACTTTGGCACAAGGAAACATTGAAAATGGCGGCGTGATTGAAAAAAATGGACAGGAACAATTGATGCATATGGTTGAAATAAAAGAAGTAAACCAACGATTGATTGATTTATTACATAAATTAGAAGAAAGAATTGATAAATTTACCGTTTGA